Proteins from one Bifidobacterium sp. ESL0732 genomic window:
- the leuD gene encoding 3-isopropylmalate dehydratase small subunit: MEKLTQVTGVGVPLRRSNVDTDQIIPAVFLKRVTKTGFEDALFYAWRRDPDFILNKPEYQNKGKILVAGPDFGIGSSREHAVWALRDYGFRVIISPRFADIFYGNTAKNGVLAAIMPQESVELLWKLLEEEPGRDMTVDLEERTVTCGDVTLPFEVNDYTRWRLMNGYDDIDLTLQHEDAIADYEKMRTKRFPFKPKTLPERHAPEQPVKSARPVEDGSWNGPIGA; the protein is encoded by the coding sequence ATGGAGAAACTTACGCAGGTCACCGGCGTTGGCGTCCCGCTTCGGCGTTCGAACGTCGACACCGACCAGATTATTCCCGCGGTCTTTTTGAAGCGCGTCACCAAGACAGGCTTCGAGGACGCCCTGTTTTATGCGTGGCGTCGCGACCCGGACTTTATCCTGAACAAGCCCGAGTATCAGAATAAAGGCAAGATTCTGGTCGCTGGACCCGATTTCGGCATCGGTTCGTCGCGTGAACACGCGGTTTGGGCGCTGCGGGATTACGGATTCCGTGTCATCATCAGCCCGCGTTTCGCGGATATCTTCTATGGCAACACCGCCAAGAACGGTGTGCTGGCCGCCATCATGCCGCAGGAAAGCGTCGAGCTGCTGTGGAAGCTCTTGGAAGAAGAGCCCGGCCGCGACATGACCGTAGATCTAGAGGAGCGCACCGTGACTTGCGGCGATGTCACTCTGCCGTTTGAGGTCAATGATTACACGCGCTGGCGCCTGATGAACGGCTATGATGACATCGACCTGACCCTGCAGCATGAGGACGCCATCGCCGACTACGAAAAGATGCGCACTAAGCGCTTCCCGTTCAAGCCCAAGACTCTGCCTGAGCGCCATGCCCCAGAACAGCCGGTAAAGTCCGCTCGCCCGGTGGAAGATGGCTCATGGAATGGGCCTATTGGTGCGTAG
- the murA gene encoding UDP-N-acetylglucosamine 1-carboxyvinyltransferase, with protein sequence MADTTQDVLHVEGGKPLNGTIKVRGAKNFVSKAMVAALLAPGVSVLKNVPEIRDVHVVSDLLRLHGATVDWDDSKGTLKIDATNVRLADVADVDTLSGSSRIPILFSGPLLHRLGEAFIPQLGGCNIGGRPIDFHLETLRKLGANVDKEHRDGIHITAPNGLHGAKIHLPYPSVGATEQTLLAAVQAEGKTELSGAATEPEIMDLVAVLQKMGAIISVDVDRTFRIEGVKALKGFTHTALTDRIEAASWASAALATHGDIFVKGATQPEMMTFLNVYRKIGGEFDVTDDGIRFWHPGGDLKPVAIETDVHPGFMTDWQQPLVVALTQANGLSIVHETVYENRFGFTKPLIKMGATIQLYRECLGSLPCRFQQRNYKHSAVIFGPTPLEGRDIDVPDLRGGFSHLIAALAAKGPSNVQGISLIDRGYADFRGKLAALGADFD encoded by the coding sequence TTGGCAGATACTACACAAGACGTCCTACACGTCGAAGGCGGCAAACCGCTCAACGGTACGATCAAAGTACGTGGCGCCAAGAATTTCGTAAGCAAGGCCATGGTGGCCGCTCTGCTCGCGCCCGGCGTTTCTGTGCTCAAAAACGTCCCCGAGATTCGTGATGTCCACGTCGTATCCGACCTGCTGCGTCTACACGGCGCGACCGTGGATTGGGACGATTCCAAGGGCACTTTGAAGATTGACGCGACCAACGTCCGTCTTGCCGACGTGGCCGACGTGGACACCCTTTCCGGTTCGTCGCGTATTCCGATTCTGTTTTCTGGCCCGTTGCTGCACCGTTTGGGTGAGGCGTTCATCCCGCAGCTCGGAGGGTGCAACATCGGCGGTCGCCCAATTGACTTCCATTTGGAGACCCTGCGTAAGCTTGGTGCCAACGTGGACAAGGAACACCGCGACGGCATCCATATCACCGCTCCCAACGGCCTGCACGGCGCGAAGATTCACCTCCCGTACCCGTCCGTAGGCGCCACTGAGCAGACGCTTCTGGCTGCGGTTCAGGCGGAGGGCAAGACCGAGCTTTCCGGTGCCGCCACCGAGCCCGAAATCATGGATTTGGTCGCCGTGCTGCAGAAGATGGGCGCGATCATTTCCGTCGACGTCGACCGCACCTTCCGCATCGAGGGAGTCAAGGCGCTCAAGGGCTTCACGCACACCGCGCTGACCGACCGCATCGAAGCTGCTTCCTGGGCTTCGGCCGCGCTCGCGACTCACGGCGACATTTTCGTTAAGGGTGCTACGCAGCCCGAGATGATGACGTTCCTGAACGTCTACCGCAAGATCGGCGGCGAATTCGACGTCACCGACGACGGCATCCGCTTCTGGCATCCAGGCGGGGACCTGAAGCCCGTGGCCATCGAGACCGATGTGCACCCCGGCTTCATGACAGACTGGCAGCAGCCGCTCGTCGTGGCGTTGACGCAGGCCAATGGCCTCTCGATCGTGCATGAAACCGTCTACGAAAACCGCTTCGGCTTCACCAAGCCGTTGATCAAGATGGGCGCGACCATCCAGCTCTACCGCGAATGCCTCGGCAGCCTGCCGTGCCGTTTCCAGCAGCGCAACTATAAGCATTCCGCCGTCATCTTCGGACCTACTCCGCTAGAGGGGCGCGACATCGACGTGCCGGATCTGCGTGGCGGCTTTAGCCACCTCATTGCGGCGCTGGCGGCCAAAGGTCCGTCGAACGTGCAGGGCATCAGCCTCATCGACCGAGGCTACGCCGACTTCCGCGGCAAGCTCGCCGCGCTCGGTGCCGATTTCGACTGA
- the dnaB gene encoding replicative DNA helicase yields the protein MADGKSWDSARTNGDFNTSKFNSDTSANNATLFDRVPPHDDDAEMAVLGGMLMSKDAIGEVSQMIDVSDFYQPKHQTIYEAIITLFSASEPVDAVLVANALLKDGNLEKAGGVDYLHSLVASVPTAANATYYAEIVHQRAILRNVIAAGTKIAQLGYSAEGSQAEDVVNLAQSEVYEMSVGKVRQDYEAIGPVVHDALDQLDALQNGTIEKGVPTGFKGIDDETQGLQPGQMIVVAGRPAMGKSTLGVDFARSAALHNNLTTVIFSLEMSKTELAQRIISAETGIPLVALRRADNDSLTPERWNTLNDFWTAMQNAPLFLDDSPNMSLMEIRAKCRRLKQTNDLKLVIIDYLQLMSSGKQEESRQQEVSGFSRALKLLAKELEVPVVALSQLNRGPEMRNDKKPQLADLRESGSIEQDADVVFLVHRPDFYNEEDRPGEADIILAKHRNGKTGTFPLAFRGDVSRFQDMQTDYNQGV from the coding sequence ATGGCAGACGGAAAATCTTGGGACTCAGCGCGTACGAACGGCGACTTCAACACAAGCAAGTTCAACAGTGATACTTCCGCAAACAACGCGACGCTGTTCGACCGCGTTCCTCCGCATGATGATGACGCGGAAATGGCCGTATTGGGCGGAATGCTGATGAGCAAAGACGCCATCGGCGAAGTCTCGCAGATGATTGACGTCTCTGATTTCTACCAGCCCAAGCACCAAACCATCTACGAAGCGATTATCACACTGTTCTCCGCTTCAGAACCGGTAGATGCTGTTCTCGTTGCCAACGCACTTCTGAAGGATGGCAACCTTGAAAAAGCGGGCGGCGTTGATTATCTGCACAGCTTGGTGGCTTCGGTGCCGACCGCGGCCAACGCTACGTATTACGCCGAGATCGTCCACCAGCGGGCCATCCTGCGCAATGTCATCGCCGCCGGCACGAAAATCGCACAGCTCGGCTATTCCGCTGAGGGCTCGCAGGCCGAAGACGTGGTGAACCTCGCCCAGTCCGAGGTCTACGAGATGAGCGTCGGCAAGGTACGGCAGGATTACGAGGCCATCGGCCCGGTGGTTCACGATGCGCTTGACCAGCTCGACGCCCTGCAGAACGGTACCATCGAGAAAGGCGTGCCCACCGGTTTCAAGGGCATCGATGACGAGACGCAGGGTTTGCAGCCCGGCCAGATGATCGTGGTCGCCGGACGCCCGGCGATGGGCAAGTCGACGCTGGGTGTGGATTTCGCGCGTTCGGCCGCGCTGCACAATAACCTGACCACCGTCATCTTCTCACTCGAGATGAGCAAAACCGAGCTGGCGCAACGTATCATCTCGGCCGAAACAGGCATTCCGCTGGTCGCTTTGCGTCGCGCGGACAACGACAGCCTGACGCCGGAACGTTGGAATACGCTGAACGATTTCTGGACCGCCATGCAGAACGCGCCGCTCTTCCTCGACGACAGCCCGAACATGAGCTTGATGGAAATCCGCGCGAAATGCCGCCGACTGAAACAGACCAACGACCTGAAACTGGTCATCATCGATTACCTGCAGCTGATGAGCTCGGGCAAGCAGGAGGAGAGCCGCCAGCAGGAGGTCTCCGGTTTCTCGCGTGCGCTGAAGCTGCTGGCCAAGGAGCTCGAGGTGCCGGTCGTGGCGCTTTCCCAGCTGAACCGTGGCCCCGAGATGCGTAACGACAAGAAGCCGCAGCTCGCCGATCTACGTGAATCCGGTTCGATCGAGCAGGACGCCGACGTGGTCTTCCTCGTCCACCGCCCTGACTTCTACAACGAAGAGGATCGACCTGGCGAGGCCGACATCATCCTTGCCAAGCACCGTAACGGTAAAACCGGCACGTTCCCGCTGGCCTTCCGTGGTGACGTTTCGCGCTTCCAGGATATGCAGACCGATTACAATCAGGGGGTCTGA